The genomic region ACTACGAcctacattaaatatataaataatgatTTCTGGATAAAATgaatttcagtgaaaatacaATGTATCATAATAAGGCTGGGTTTATAATTCTGTAATTATGCTGTATCTAAAAAAGGCTTGCATACAAAGCagtattaaaaaagaaaaacttcAACAGAAGCTCAGTTACTGCCAACACACATATTTAACTGAGCATTAAATCCCACtcaaatcataataataataatgtaaattgAAAATATTGCATAAATGTGATCTTTTCCATATTTTCTGTAAAGGCATCATAACCGAACAGGAATGTGAAATTGTCATTATATTAAAGGTGCAATATGAAATGCATGGCGACAtgtagtgttttttttacctctACAACTGGGTCCTTACAATTTATGTaatcagttaaaaaaaaaagtaaactaCTTACTAACAGCGGGGCAAGAATAAGCAAAATTCAACCGAAACTCTGAGAGGATTAGGTTTATCTCTGAAAGACAATAACACTTGGACATAATGTCTGTAACCTTTTCACATTCTGTTGATAATATTAGTTCGTTTTTAACCTAAATGTGAGCCATATTTGACACAGTGCACCTCTAAGCATCTAACAGTGACAATAATTTTCAGAAAACGTCACACTAATTCCTCTTTTAAGGAAATCACATGTTTCTGCATTATCACTATGTTTTGGGCTGTTTCTATGTTGTTTTTATCAGGAAATTGTTCTgataatgtattttttatttgaatttgTAACAGTGCATACTAATCTCTTTTTAGAAGCCACATGGGTCGAGCCATCACTGCCTTACCCTCCAGGCTGTGCCACTGACTTCACACCACCATGGGGGTATCTGAGCACACTGAGCTGACAGACTCTGCGTCAGACCTCCTTCTCTCCCTGTCCCCCTGACACTCCTCGTCTTCCTCTATTGGGTTCAACCTCCCGTTCTGCTCTAGCTGGTCCTTGGGTTGCATGAAGGCCACATGTCTGTAGGCGAAGCCTCGGCCTTCCCCTCTTTCTTGCCCCGTCTCCTCATGTGCCTGAGAGAGGCTCACAGTTGAAGAGTGGAAACTGTCGCTTTTCTCCAGGCCTTGTCCTGGACAACATGCGCAGCGGCACGGTGTGAGATAGAGGTAGATGAGAACCATAACTAAACTGACCAGACATGCTATGAGGGTAGTGTAGGCCGTCTTTAGGTTCCCAAGCCCACCACTTTTAGTGGAATTAAACAcggttacagttacatacagCGTCTCATTAAAGGAGTCACTTGTGGCATAGCAGGTGTAGACCCCAGAGTCCTCTGCCTTCAGGGGCCCAATCAGGAGGTTGCCATCATCAAGCGTCTCCATGGCAGGAGACAGTGAGATGTTTCCAGGCAGCACCCAGTTCTTCATCATGTCCCTCTCCCTGCTGTCACAGTCCAGGACCAGGCGCTGTTCCAGATAGGCGGATTTGTCCATAACCTTGACCTCACTGCAGTTCAAATAGTGCTTGTCAAGATCCAGTATGGCCATTTTCTCTTTCTGTAGGCCTGGTAACAAACAAGTGTGGCTCTCCTTAAAGTCCATGGTAGAGCTGAGCGCCTTGAGGTGCCAGTGTGCCACCAGGTCATGCAAATCACAGGTGCAGGGCAGGGGGTTGTTGTGGAAGTACAGGCTGTTCTTGATCCAGGCGGGCAGAGCCTTTAGATCAGAGAGGGGCAGGGCTTTGATTTTGTTGGAGGACACATCAAGCAGTCTAAGAGCTTTCAGCCTACTGCGATTCTTCACCAGCTCCAAGGGGAAGCGGGAGATCTTGTTCTGGCTCAGGTAGAGCCTCTGCAGGTTGTCGAGGCCAGAGAAGGCTGCGCGATTTACCTGAGAGATGCAGTTGCTGTAAAGCAGCAGCACCTGCAGgtgctccagaggctcaaagaTGCACTCGTCCAGCTGGCGGAGGCTATTAAAGGAAAGGTCCAGGTAGTGGAGCTTGGTCACAGACACAAAGGCCTCAGAGGAAAGGAACGTGAGGTTGTTGTGGCTGAGGATCAGACTGTGTAGCCTGTTTAGTGAGTGGGGGGTCCATTCAGCACGTAGCCTGGTGATGCTGTTAAAGCTGAGATCCAGAACAGCTGTATAATTCGGAAGAGGGGTTGGCACATAGGTTAGATTCTTCTTGGAGCAGCTGACGATGTTGCTGGCACACACACAAGTCTCCTCGCAGTCCAAAGGGCCACCTATCATCATCATCTGTGCACTGACTCTCACTGTTGGCAACAGCAGAGCCAAAGGTAGAACTGCAATGAAGCTCCTTCCATTGAACAGGGCTTCAGTGGCACCATGGGAAATCCAGAGGGACCCCCCCATCATATCAAGGTGATCAACTGCAACAGGCTAGATGTGTCCCTGTCTTCATAGGGTAGGGTCATGGAGCTGTATGGATGACAATGAGATAAAAATTGTAattattatccaaatgaaatatgAATTGTCTTTA from Pseudochaenichthys georgianus chromosome 5, fPseGeo1.2, whole genome shotgun sequence harbors:
- the LOC117446165 gene encoding amphoterin-induced protein 1-like is translated as MMGGSLWISHGATEALFNGRSFIAVLPLALLLPTVRVSAQMMMIGGPLDCEETCVCASNIVSCSKKNLTYVPTPLPNYTAVLDLSFNSITRLRAEWTPHSLNRLHSLILSHNNLTFLSSEAFVSVTKLHYLDLSFNSLRQLDECIFEPLEHLQVLLLYSNCISQVNRAAFSGLDNLQRLYLSQNKISRFPLELVKNRSRLKALRLLDVSSNKIKALPLSDLKALPAWIKNSLYFHNNPLPCTCDLHDLVAHWHLKALSSTMDFKESHTCLLPGLQKEKMAILDLDKHYLNCSEVKVMDKSAYLEQRLVLDCDSRERDMMKNWVLPGNISLSPAMETLDDGNLLIGPLKAEDSGVYTCYATSDSFNETLYVTVTVFNSTKSGGLGNLKTAYTTLIACLVSLVMVLIYLYLTPCRCACCPGQGLEKSDSFHSSTVSLSQAHEETGQERGEGRGFAYRHVAFMQPKDQLEQNGRLNPIEEDEECQGDRERRRSDAESVSSVCSDTPMVV